One genomic region from Streptomyces sp. NBC_00582 encodes:
- a CDS encoding GMC family oxidoreductase — MTDTTKGLPGPDAVPQAETGFDYVVVGAGAGGGPLAANLAAAGRRTLLLDAGGAPENDTYLVPAFHADASEDPLQCWNYFVRHYEDERQQRRDSKFVADRGVLYPRAGTVGGCTAHHALITVYPYNRDWDAIAEETGDPSWHSTAMRGYFERLERCTYRPRPKEPPAVPLLARLLKALPFLAGRYRNTARHGFDGWLPTALADPELVVQDPQLLKVILSAAESALADFLDRPLSPLEGLGSFVDPNDWQAQTRALQGLWQIPLSTANGRRSAVRERVRAVERACPGRLVVRTHALAARVVLDRSGAATGVDYLDEAHVYRADPASRPAAGPPVPRRVLASREVILAAGAFNSPQLLMLSGIGPRAELSRHGIPVRVDLRGVGAHLQDRYEVGVVSRMDREFPVVADCDFHAPRPGTAPDRCYRAWQRGEGLYTTNGAVVGITRTSLPELDVPDLFVFGGPFDFRGYRPGYSLDLTRHRDRFTWAVLKSRTHNTGGRVRLRSADPRDTPLVNFHYFAEGTDKDDLDLEAMADAVEFVRGMNRRAGPVIREELWPGKEVDGHEDVRRFVRDEAWGHHASCTCRMGRADDPSAVVDSDFRVRGVDRLRVVDASVFPRIPGFFVAVPVYMISEKASDVILADRGTA; from the coding sequence ATGACCGACACGACCAAGGGGCTGCCCGGTCCGGACGCCGTTCCGCAGGCCGAGACGGGCTTCGACTACGTCGTCGTCGGCGCCGGTGCCGGAGGCGGGCCGCTCGCGGCCAACCTCGCCGCCGCGGGCCGGCGCACCCTGCTGCTCGACGCGGGCGGCGCCCCGGAGAACGACACCTATCTGGTCCCCGCCTTCCACGCCGACGCCTCCGAGGACCCGCTCCAGTGCTGGAACTACTTCGTACGGCACTACGAGGACGAGCGGCAGCAGCGGCGCGACAGCAAGTTCGTCGCGGACCGGGGCGTCCTCTACCCGCGCGCGGGCACCGTCGGCGGCTGCACCGCGCACCACGCGCTGATCACGGTCTATCCGTACAACCGCGACTGGGACGCGATCGCCGAGGAGACCGGCGACCCGAGCTGGCACAGCACGGCCATGCGCGGGTACTTCGAGCGGCTGGAGCGCTGCACCTACCGGCCCCGGCCCAAGGAGCCGCCCGCCGTCCCGCTGCTGGCGCGGCTGCTGAAGGCGCTGCCGTTCCTCGCCGGCCGGTACCGCAACACCGCGCGGCACGGTTTCGACGGCTGGCTGCCGACCGCCCTGGCCGACCCCGAACTGGTCGTCCAGGACCCGCAGTTGCTCAAGGTGATCCTCTCCGCCGCGGAGAGCGCGCTGGCCGACTTCCTCGACCGGCCGCTGTCCCCGCTGGAGGGGCTCGGTTCCTTCGTCGACCCCAACGACTGGCAGGCGCAGACACGGGCCCTGCAAGGGCTGTGGCAGATCCCCCTCTCCACGGCAAACGGGCGGCGCAGCGCCGTACGGGAGCGGGTCCGGGCGGTGGAGCGCGCTTGTCCGGGCCGTCTGGTGGTCCGTACGCACGCGCTGGCGGCCCGGGTGGTGCTGGACCGGAGCGGGGCGGCGACGGGCGTCGACTATCTGGACGAGGCGCACGTCTACCGGGCGGACCCGGCGAGCCGGCCGGCCGCCGGACCCCCCGTCCCGCGCAGGGTCCTCGCCTCCCGCGAGGTGATCCTGGCGGCCGGGGCGTTCAACTCCCCGCAGCTGCTCATGCTGTCGGGCATCGGGCCGCGCGCGGAGCTGAGCCGGCACGGCATCCCGGTGCGGGTCGATCTGCGGGGTGTGGGCGCGCATCTGCAGGACCGGTACGAGGTGGGCGTGGTCAGCCGGATGGACCGGGAGTTCCCCGTGGTCGCGGACTGCGACTTCCACGCGCCGCGGCCCGGGACCGCCCCGGACCGCTGCTACCGGGCCTGGCAACGGGGCGAGGGACTGTACACGACCAATGGCGCCGTCGTCGGCATCACCCGCACGTCCCTCCCCGAGCTGGACGTTCCCGATCTGTTCGTGTTCGGCGGGCCCTTCGACTTCCGTGGCTACCGGCCCGGGTACTCCCTCGACCTGACCCGCCACCGGGACCGTTTCACCTGGGCCGTCCTCAAGAGCCGTACCCACAACACCGGCGGCCGGGTGCGGCTGCGCTCCGCCGACCCCAGGGACACCCCGCTGGTGAACTTCCACTACTTCGCCGAGGGCACCGACAAGGACGACCTGGATCTCGAGGCGATGGCCGACGCCGTGGAGTTCGTGCGCGGCATGAACCGCAGGGCCGGTCCGGTGATCCGCGAGGAACTGTGGCCCGGCAAGGAGGTCGACGGCCACGAGGACGTCCGCCGCTTCGTACGGGACGAGGCGTGGGGCCACCACGCCTCCTGCACCTGCCGGATGGGGCGGGCGGACGATCCCTCGGCCGTCGTCGACAGCGACTTCCGGGTGCGGGGGGTGGACCGGCTGCGGGTGGTCGACGCCTCGGTGTTCCCCCGTATCCCCGGATTCTTCGTCGCCGTACCCGTCTACATGATCAGCGAGAAGGCGAGCGACGTGATCCTCGCCGACCGGGGAACGGCGTGA
- a CDS encoding DUF6745 domain-containing protein — translation MTTTGVQVTGVASDETVRAWRAWATATGPADRAAAEAGVRRAYRQAGLAEPERVVWAGSPREAVTLIRAMTDTGPSVREAVRSAPWAQERQLLHAELGTAGWPAHWAATGGRLWDATQALVGRIRTGILEDLAGGDTGGRAAEIRLILLDAVLGQHDAPWLAALATDGGPLDGLTAVSRNAGWWWPFARVAVVSERPVALHRDEAGRLDHGDGPALAYPDGFALYAWRGMPVPAGFLAELPALTPERIRAEENAELRRVMLEYYGYDRYLTDSGARPLHRDGTGVLWRIDLPDDEPVVMVEVVNSTPEPDGTRRTYWLRVPPSTRTAREGVAWTFGLDAEVYRPLQET, via the coding sequence ATGACGACGACGGGTGTTCAGGTGACGGGTGTGGCCTCCGACGAGACGGTGCGGGCCTGGCGGGCGTGGGCCACGGCGACCGGTCCCGCCGACCGGGCGGCGGCCGAGGCCGGTGTGCGCCGGGCCTACCGGCAGGCCGGTCTCGCCGAGCCGGAACGGGTGGTGTGGGCGGGCTCGCCGCGCGAGGCGGTGACGCTGATCCGGGCGATGACGGACACGGGTCCGAGCGTGCGCGAGGCGGTGCGCAGCGCCCCCTGGGCACAGGAGCGGCAGCTGTTGCACGCGGAGTTGGGCACGGCGGGTTGGCCGGCGCACTGGGCGGCGACGGGCGGCCGGCTGTGGGACGCCACGCAGGCGCTGGTGGGCCGGATCCGCACCGGGATCCTGGAGGACCTGGCCGGTGGGGACACGGGCGGCCGGGCCGCGGAGATACGGCTGATCCTGCTGGACGCGGTGCTGGGGCAGCACGACGCTCCGTGGCTCGCCGCGCTCGCCACCGACGGCGGCCCGCTCGACGGGCTGACCGCGGTGTCCCGCAACGCGGGCTGGTGGTGGCCGTTCGCGCGGGTGGCGGTGGTCTCCGAGCGGCCCGTGGCCCTGCACCGCGACGAGGCGGGCCGGCTCGACCACGGCGACGGCCCGGCGCTCGCCTACCCCGACGGCTTCGCCCTGTACGCCTGGCGGGGCATGCCGGTACCGGCCGGTTTCCTGGCGGAGCTGCCGGCGCTCACCCCGGAGCGGATCCGCGCCGAGGAGAACGCCGAACTGCGCCGGGTGATGCTGGAGTACTACGGCTACGACCGGTATCTGACGGACTCCGGTGCCCGCCCGCTCCACCGGGACGGGACGGGCGTCCTGTGGCGCATCGACCTCCCGGACGACGAGCCCGTGGTGATGGTGGAGGTCGTCAACTCCACCCCGGAGCCGGACGGCACCCGGCGCACCTACTGGCTGCGGGTGCCGCCGTCGACCCGGACGGCACGGGAGGGGGTCGCCTGGACGTTCGGCCTCGACGCGGAGGTGTACCGGCCGCTGCAGGAGACGTGA
- a CDS encoding peptidase, translating into MGKVATNNFQTYRAVASFERAREVARTTSPFTIEVRFLGGLTSHQQDAFAAAADRWARVVVGDLDTAVVGEDVIDDLLIEAEGVTIDGPGRILGMAGPTDFRDGSAQFGANLPAKGVMRFDAADLAQMEAEGTLVDVITHEMGHVLGIGVLWTQFGLLKGAGTKNPTFVGLGAMSEFASLLGEVEPVPVPVANFGGPGTQDSHWREAVFVNELMSPFISGAGNPLSRMTAASLGDLGYTVDLEGAERYSLPDLLQIAREGALVPHTAPIGDGMMLPVVPTRLPAATP; encoded by the coding sequence ATGGGCAAGGTCGCCACCAACAATTTCCAGACTTATCGCGCGGTCGCCAGTTTCGAGCGGGCCAGGGAAGTCGCCCGTACGACGTCGCCGTTCACCATCGAGGTGCGCTTCCTCGGCGGACTGACCAGTCATCAGCAGGACGCCTTCGCGGCGGCGGCCGACCGGTGGGCGCGGGTCGTCGTCGGTGACCTGGACACCGCCGTCGTGGGCGAGGACGTCATCGACGACCTGCTGATCGAGGCCGAAGGTGTGACCATCGACGGCCCCGGCCGCATTCTGGGCATGGCGGGACCCACCGATTTCCGCGACGGATCCGCGCAGTTCGGGGCGAATCTGCCGGCGAAGGGCGTGATGCGTTTCGACGCCGCGGATCTCGCCCAGATGGAAGCGGAGGGCACCCTCGTCGACGTGATCACCCATGAAATGGGACACGTCCTCGGCATCGGCGTCCTCTGGACGCAGTTCGGCCTGCTCAAGGGAGCCGGCACGAAGAACCCCACCTTCGTGGGGCTGGGCGCCATGTCCGAGTTCGCCTCGCTCCTCGGCGAAGTGGAACCCGTCCCGGTACCGGTCGCGAATTTCGGCGGCCCGGGCACCCAGGACAGCCACTGGCGGGAGGCCGTCTTCGTCAACGAACTCATGTCGCCGTTCATCTCCGGCGCGGGCAACCCGCTGAGCCGGATGACCGCCGCGAGCCTCGGCGACCTGGGCTACACCGTCGACCTCGAGGGCGCCGAACGCTACAGCCTTCCGGATCTGCTCCAGATCGCCCGCGAAGGCGCCCTCGTCCCGCACACCGCGCCGATCGGCGACGGCATGATGCTGCCGGTCGTCCCCACCCGACTGCCCGCCGCGACCCCCTAG
- a CDS encoding STM4015 family protein, with protein MSYATHLVSLHGLPAYTFPGPDGRTDDLPDPDGFAWRITSDVYDADEDWTDAFARFCAAVDTTRVRALIVGAWQEAYETEPTAVIEALVEARDRFPALRALFVGDMESEECEISWINQTDVTPLLAAYPALEEFGVRGGSGLEFPAVSHGALRRLVLEAGGLRAEVVRGVGGSDLPALEHLDLWLGTPDYGGDSEAADLAPILSGARLPRLRHLALRNSEMQDTVAAAVASAPVVARLEVLDLSMGVLTDEGAAALLGGQPLTHLKKLDLHHHYLTEPLQDRLRQTLAGVELDLDRDGAEEDAEDDGTVWRYVAVGE; from the coding sequence ATGTCCTACGCCACCCACCTCGTCTCGCTGCACGGGCTGCCCGCCTACACCTTCCCCGGACCCGACGGGCGCACGGACGACCTGCCCGACCCGGACGGCTTCGCCTGGCGGATCACCAGCGACGTCTACGACGCCGACGAGGACTGGACCGACGCCTTCGCCCGCTTCTGCGCCGCCGTCGACACCACCCGGGTCCGGGCCCTGATCGTCGGCGCCTGGCAGGAGGCGTACGAGACCGAGCCGACCGCCGTCATCGAGGCCCTGGTGGAGGCCCGCGACCGCTTCCCCGCCCTGCGCGCCCTGTTCGTGGGCGACATGGAGTCGGAGGAGTGCGAGATCTCCTGGATCAACCAGACCGACGTCACCCCGCTGCTGGCGGCCTACCCCGCGCTGGAGGAGTTCGGGGTGCGCGGCGGCTCCGGGCTGGAGTTCCCCGCGGTGAGCCACGGCGCGCTGCGCAGACTCGTCCTCGAGGCGGGCGGCCTGCGCGCCGAGGTGGTGCGCGGGGTCGGCGGCAGCGACCTGCCCGCCCTGGAGCACCTCGACCTGTGGCTCGGCACCCCCGACTACGGCGGCGACAGCGAGGCCGCCGACCTGGCGCCGATCCTGTCCGGCGCCCGCCTGCCGAGGCTGCGTCACCTGGCCCTGCGCAACAGCGAGATGCAGGACACGGTCGCCGCGGCCGTCGCCTCCGCGCCGGTCGTCGCCCGCCTGGAGGTGCTGGACCTCTCGATGGGCGTCCTGACCGACGAGGGCGCCGCCGCGCTGCTCGGCGGCCAGCCGCTCACCCACCTCAAGAAGCTCGACCTGCACCACCACTACCTCACCGAGCCGCTCCAGGACCGGCTGCGGCAGACCCTGGCGGGCGTCGAACTGGACCTCGACCGCGACGGTGCCGAGGAGGACGCGGAGGACGACGGCACGGTCTGGCGCTACGTCGCCGTGGGCGAGTGA
- a CDS encoding STM4014 family protein produces the protein MSTPLPSAPRFAVVGNPENRRVALFGDAVRAAGLPTPRIVPWADVLRDGGADFTADETVRVDSPGENAEVDRLLRGADDPTRVEGSARWYARFTAAVRGLRGGRRLDDPDELAVLFDKRRCHAVLDAAGVPVPASPTSGAGAAPVRGWDDVRALMRGHRMHRLFVKPAHGSSASGVLAVEAGGAGRIRATTSVELAPDGRLHNSLRVRRYEDERDIAAVVDALAPDGLHLERWLPKASQEGRAADLRVVVVAGRATHAVVRTSRSPLTNLHLGGSRGDLEAVRRSFEAAGTRWADVLGVCERAAACFPRTLCVGVDLLPAVGWRRAAVGEVNAFGDLLPRLTGLPGSGAEGLDTYGAQVAAVLHDRHDGGTPHA, from the coding sequence GTGAGCACACCCCTCCCGTCGGCGCCGCGTTTCGCGGTGGTCGGCAACCCCGAGAACCGCCGCGTCGCCCTCTTCGGCGACGCGGTGCGCGCGGCCGGCCTGCCCACCCCGCGGATCGTCCCCTGGGCGGACGTCCTGCGCGACGGCGGAGCCGACTTCACCGCCGACGAGACCGTCCGCGTCGACTCACCCGGGGAGAACGCCGAGGTCGACCGGCTGCTGCGGGGCGCCGACGACCCCACCCGCGTCGAGGGCTCGGCCCGCTGGTACGCCCGCTTCACCGCCGCGGTGCGCGGTCTGCGCGGCGGCCGCCGCCTCGACGACCCGGACGAGCTCGCCGTCCTGTTCGACAAACGCCGCTGCCACGCCGTCCTCGACGCCGCCGGCGTCCCCGTACCCGCCTCGCCCACCTCGGGTGCGGGCGCGGCTCCGGTGCGCGGCTGGGACGACGTACGGGCGCTGATGCGCGGGCACCGCATGCACCGGCTGTTCGTGAAACCCGCCCACGGGTCCTCCGCGTCGGGCGTCCTCGCCGTGGAGGCGGGCGGCGCCGGCCGGATCAGGGCCACCACCTCGGTGGAGCTGGCCCCGGACGGCCGCCTCCACAACTCCCTCAGGGTGCGGCGCTACGAGGACGAGCGTGACATCGCGGCCGTCGTCGACGCCCTCGCCCCGGACGGCCTGCACCTCGAACGCTGGCTGCCCAAGGCCTCCCAGGAGGGCCGCGCCGCCGATCTGCGGGTCGTCGTCGTGGCCGGCCGGGCCACCCACGCCGTGGTCCGCACCAGCCGCTCCCCCCTGACCAACCTCCACCTCGGCGGCAGCCGCGGCGACCTGGAGGCCGTCCGCCGGTCCTTCGAGGCGGCGGGCACCCGCTGGGCCGACGTCCTCGGGGTGTGCGAACGGGCCGCGGCCTGCTTCCCGCGCACCCTCTGCGTCGGCGTCGACCTGCTCCCCGCCGTCGGCTGGCGCCGGGCCGCAGTCGGCGAGGTCAACGCCTTCGGCGACCTGCTGCCCCGGCTGACCGGCCTGCCCGGCAGCGGCGCCGAGGGCCTGGACACCTACGGCGCCCAGGTGGCCGCCGTACTGCACGACCGGCACGACGGAGGAACCCCCCATGCCTGA
- a CDS encoding GNAT family N-acetyltransferase — MSYVLRPAALADAPAVTALLNAVDLIEIGRPETDLHTVEADLRHPETDLEQDSWLAFDGDRLVAYGLLWDDSGGERIDVDHYVLPDRQDAGRLVLEAMEARALRRARDNGAGRAVVHLHLNTAPTLDTSLLRQRGWSVVRRYHVLRRALDRAEDTAPAVPAGVRLRACATEEDRGRVHELYQATFAEHFDFQPRGYEQWLHDVDGAGLDWSLVWIVGTDELGDAGFLLARDDREAMGWIRSLGVLREARGRGLAGLMLRHAFAAFAARGRDTVGLGVDTANATGAPRLYARHGMTVHYAVDTWEGVLC, encoded by the coding sequence ATGTCCTATGTCCTGCGCCCCGCCGCCCTCGCCGACGCGCCCGCCGTGACCGCGCTGCTCAACGCCGTCGACCTGATCGAGATCGGGCGGCCCGAGACGGATCTGCACACCGTCGAGGCGGATCTGAGGCATCCCGAGACCGATCTGGAGCAGGACAGCTGGCTCGCCTTCGACGGCGACCGGCTGGTGGCCTACGGGCTGCTGTGGGACGACTCGGGCGGTGAGCGGATCGACGTCGACCACTACGTCCTGCCCGACCGGCAGGACGCGGGGCGGCTCGTGCTGGAGGCGATGGAGGCACGGGCGCTGCGGCGGGCGCGGGACAACGGCGCCGGGCGGGCCGTGGTGCACCTGCACCTCAATACCGCCCCCACGCTGGACACTTCCCTGCTCAGGCAACGCGGGTGGTCCGTCGTACGGCGCTATCACGTGCTGCGGCGGGCCCTGGACCGTGCCGAGGACACGGCGCCGGCGGTGCCCGCCGGGGTGCGGCTGCGGGCCTGCGCCACGGAGGAGGACCGCGGACGGGTCCACGAGCTGTACCAGGCCACGTTCGCCGAGCACTTCGACTTCCAGCCGCGCGGCTACGAGCAGTGGCTGCACGACGTGGACGGCGCGGGACTCGACTGGTCGCTGGTGTGGATCGTCGGCACGGACGAACTCGGGGACGCCGGGTTCCTGCTGGCCCGCGACGACCGTGAGGCGATGGGCTGGATCCGCAGCCTCGGTGTCCTGCGCGAGGCGCGCGGGCGCGGTCTCGCCGGGCTGATGCTGCGCCACGCCTTCGCGGCCTTCGCCGCCCGGGGGCGGGACACCGTGGGGCTCGGCGTGGACACCGCCAACGCGACGGGCGCGCCCCGGCTGTACGCCCGCCACGGGATGACGGTGCACTACGCGGTGGACACCTGGGAGGGCGTCCTGTGCTGA
- a CDS encoding FAD binding domain-containing protein has product MQLRLPASISEAQRCLAEGAVPIGGATLVWAAWQRDGFPEQALSLRNVPEANVVGAEELGGAVLLHRVDATVPEVLHRAASGIGTGAVRRTATVGGNIVGSTLRCLLPAALALDARATVLEPDGVRDTDLTELVAKRPLLLGLRWRTPLVSGYRKVEGEAGGPPPLVVAAAVHTDGDGPRLLRVAVRDGYEVFGESAPVGTDADQVLHALEQTDLAALPAPAREQLREQVTDVLARSAEA; this is encoded by the coding sequence GTGCAGTTGCGTCTTCCCGCCTCCATATCCGAAGCACAGCGCTGTCTCGCCGAGGGGGCGGTACCGATAGGCGGGGCCACCCTGGTGTGGGCCGCCTGGCAACGGGACGGCTTCCCGGAACAGGCGCTGTCCCTGCGCAACGTGCCCGAGGCGAACGTCGTCGGCGCCGAGGAACTCGGCGGGGCCGTGCTGCTGCACCGCGTCGACGCCACCGTGCCCGAGGTGCTGCACCGGGCGGCCTCCGGCATCGGCACGGGCGCGGTGCGCCGGACCGCCACCGTCGGCGGCAACATCGTCGGCAGCACCCTGCGCTGTCTGCTCCCCGCGGCCCTCGCCCTCGACGCCCGCGCCACGGTCCTGGAACCCGACGGCGTCCGCGACACCGACCTCACCGAGCTGGTGGCCAAGCGTCCGCTGCTGCTCGGCCTGCGCTGGCGCACCCCGCTGGTCAGCGGCTACCGCAAGGTGGAGGGCGAGGCGGGCGGCCCGCCGCCGCTCGTCGTGGCCGCCGCGGTGCACACCGACGGCGACGGTCCCCGACTGCTCCGTGTGGCCGTACGGGACGGCTACGAGGTGTTCGGCGAGAGCGCCCCCGTCGGCACCGACGCCGACCAGGTGCTGCACGCTCTGGAGCAGACGGACCTGGCAGCCCTGCCCGCTCCGGCCCGGGAACAGCTCCGGGAACAGGTCACGGACGTCCTCGCGCGCTCCGCCGAGGCCTGA
- a CDS encoding peroxidase family protein: MSKHRHPAPRSTAGYRTSLPWRIVTAGAQYVDRRIGWDRLPVPAGLLTLLGLRVRLRQKNLHDTGAVPSVNQPEPAPPSELHRVNRTADGSHNDLGEPRMGMAGSRFGRNIPLDRIAPAAPEDVLAEPSPREVSRALLTREALTPAESVNSLVAAWLQFMVRDWFSHGTSPEDRPWEVPLRDDDPWPEQPMRIMRTPDDPTRDPSAPARTPDTRVNVSSHWWDASQIYGTNEAEQRLMRTGESGRLHLWDDEQSPIPSDPSRDPSRVPGFWLGLAMMHDLFTREHNAICDHLHGAYPSWGDEELFQRARLVNAALLAKIHTVEWTPAVISHPTTVTALRANWWGIAGERAHRLFGRISDSEVISGIPGGETDHYGVPYSLTEEFVAVYRMHPLIRDEWHLRSAADDGSLRHCTLRDLSGPGALKVLETTGMADLLYSFGTLHPGLVTLHNFPRFLQEFERPDGHLQDLAATDILRSRELGVPRYNEFRRLLRLKPAGSFAELTHDAEWARQIERVYDGDIEKVDLMVGLYAEKLPAGFAFSDTAFRIFVLMASRRLNSDRFFTEYYTPEVYSRAGMAWIDDNSMITVLLRHHPGLRTAVAGLENAFEPWHTAGRTVD, translated from the coding sequence ATGAGCAAGCACCGACACCCCGCACCACGGTCCACGGCCGGATACCGCACCTCCCTGCCCTGGCGGATCGTCACCGCCGGCGCGCAGTACGTCGACCGGCGCATCGGCTGGGACCGGCTGCCCGTGCCCGCCGGTCTGCTGACCCTCCTCGGACTGCGTGTCCGGCTCCGGCAGAAGAACCTTCACGACACCGGCGCCGTCCCCTCCGTGAACCAGCCCGAGCCCGCGCCGCCCTCCGAGCTGCACCGGGTCAACCGGACCGCGGACGGCAGCCACAACGACCTCGGCGAGCCGAGGATGGGCATGGCGGGCAGCCGCTTCGGCCGGAACATCCCGCTGGACCGCATCGCCCCGGCCGCCCCCGAGGACGTCCTCGCCGAACCGAGTCCGCGCGAGGTCAGCCGCGCCCTGCTCACCCGGGAGGCGCTGACGCCGGCCGAGTCGGTGAACTCGCTGGTCGCCGCCTGGCTGCAGTTCATGGTCCGCGACTGGTTCAGCCACGGGACGAGCCCCGAGGACCGGCCCTGGGAAGTGCCCCTGAGGGACGACGACCCCTGGCCGGAACAGCCCATGCGGATCATGCGGACCCCCGACGACCCGACGCGCGACCCGTCGGCGCCCGCCAGGACGCCCGACACCCGGGTGAACGTCTCCTCGCACTGGTGGGACGCCTCGCAGATCTACGGCACCAACGAGGCGGAGCAGCGGCTGATGCGCACCGGGGAGTCGGGCAGGCTGCATCTGTGGGACGACGAGCAGTCCCCGATCCCCTCTGACCCCTCCCGCGACCCGTCGCGCGTGCCCGGCTTCTGGCTGGGACTGGCCATGATGCACGACCTGTTCACCCGGGAGCACAACGCGATCTGCGACCACCTCCACGGCGCGTACCCGTCGTGGGGCGACGAGGAGCTGTTCCAGCGGGCCAGGCTGGTCAACGCCGCGCTGCTGGCCAAGATCCACACGGTGGAGTGGACCCCGGCCGTGATCAGCCACCCCACGACCGTGACGGCCCTGCGGGCCAACTGGTGGGGCATCGCGGGCGAGCGTGCGCACCGGCTGTTCGGCCGGATCAGCGACAGCGAGGTGATCAGCGGCATCCCGGGCGGTGAGACCGACCACTACGGCGTCCCGTACTCCCTCACCGAGGAGTTCGTCGCGGTGTACCGCATGCATCCGCTGATCCGGGACGAGTGGCATCTGCGCTCCGCCGCCGACGACGGGTCGCTGCGCCACTGCACCCTGCGCGACCTCTCCGGGCCCGGGGCCCTGAAGGTCCTGGAGACCACCGGGATGGCGGACCTCCTCTACAGCTTCGGCACCCTGCACCCCGGGCTGGTCACCCTGCACAACTTCCCCAGGTTCCTCCAGGAGTTCGAACGCCCGGACGGTCATCTGCAGGACCTCGCGGCCACCGACATCCTGCGCTCCCGCGAGCTGGGCGTGCCCCGCTACAACGAGTTCCGGCGGCTGCTGCGCCTGAAGCCCGCCGGCTCCTTCGCGGAACTGACGCACGACGCGGAGTGGGCGCGGCAGATCGAGCGGGTCTACGACGGCGACATCGAGAAGGTCGACCTCATGGTCGGGCTGTACGCGGAGAAGCTGCCGGCCGGTTTCGCCTTCAGCGACACGGCGTTCCGCATCTTCGTCCTGATGGCCTCGCGCCGGCTGAACAGCGACCGCTTCTTCACCGAGTACTACACGCCCGAGGTGTACTCCCGGGCCGGGATGGCCTGGATCGACGACAACAGCATGATCACGGTGCTGCTGCGCCACCACCCCGGGCTGCGCACGGCTGTGGCGGGGCTGGAGAACGCCTTCGAGCCGTGGCACACCGCTGGAAGGACGGTGGACTGA